A single region of the Nicotiana sylvestris chromosome 6, ASM39365v2, whole genome shotgun sequence genome encodes:
- the LOC138870210 gene encoding uncharacterized protein, translated as MSGYAKFMKDLVTKKRTMNCETIRMTHQVSAIAHSMAPKLEDPGAFTISCTIGSADFPKALCDLRASINLMPYSVFKTLGIGQPRPTSTIDGVLVRVYKFILSADFVILDCEVDYEVPIILGGTFLGTGKALVDVEASELTFQVGEEKAVFHVCKLMRQPNSNEVCSFVDLVTEVIVDDASATMNVEGNLEAVFLNLDDYEEKEGYVECVNALQGMGSYTYEPHKLSLDLENRKTPPTKPTIEELPTLELNLLPLHLRYEFLGPSSMFPVILSSCLTNMQVEPTLELLQRRKRAIGWTLADIRGMRLLHAQDYFGGGCKTLYRTLKEAK; from the coding sequence ATGTCAggttatgcaaagttcatgaaggacttggtcaCTAAGAAGAGGACAatgaattgtgaaactatcaggatgacacatcaagtgagtgcTATTGCGCACTCAATGGCTCCAAAATTAGAAGATCCCGGTGCCTTCACAATCTCGTGCACTATTGGGAGCGCTGACTTTCCCAAAGctttatgtgatttgagggcaagtatcaatttgatgccctactctgtgttcaaaactttggggattgggcaaccaagacccacatctacTATTGATGGTGTGTTGGTTCGAGTTTACAAGTTCATCCTCTCAGCGGACTTTGTGATCCTTGATTGTGAAGTAGACTATGAGGTGCCTATCATTTTGGGTGGAACCTTTCTTGGTACAGGAAAGGCACTTGTTGATGTGGAAGCCAGTGAGCTCACTTTCCAGGTGGGTGAAGAAAAGGCGgtgttccatgtgtgcaaattgatgaggcaaccaaatagcaatgaAGTTTGTTCTTTCGTGGATTTAGTGACCGAAGTAATTGTTGATGATGCTAGTGCCACAATGAATGTTGAGGGTAATTTGGAAGCCGTATTTCTCAACCTTGATGATTATGAGGAGAAAGAAGGCTATGTGGAGTGTGTTAATGCATTGCAAGGGATGGGGTCATACACTTATGAACCCCacaagctatctttggatcttgaaaatcggaagactcctccaacaaagcccACAATCGAGGAGCTTCCTACTTTGGAGTTAAATCTATTGCCTCtgcatctcaggtatgaattccttggcccTTCTTCTATGTTTCCGGTTATCCTTTCTTCTTGTttgactaacatgcaggtagagcCTACATTGGAGCTGCTACAAAGGAGGAAAAgagcaattggatggaccttggcggatatcCGGGGCAtgcgccttttgcatgcacaagattattttggaggagGGTGCAAAACCCTCTATAGAACATTAAAGGAGGCTAAATGA